The following coding sequences are from one Rathayibacter sp. VKM Ac-2760 window:
- a CDS encoding GIY-YIG nuclease family protein, which produces MTSCALDGCASAAEPGAPLALCAAHLGLAHDWVAREDGVVDALPTPCLVCGSRLGVRLPSGWLCAACEWRLGDAPDGELPPPRVDVVYYIRFGERIKIGTSSNPRQRLHRLRHEELLAFERGGRPLEQHRHAQFAAERLERTEWFARSAALDRHIEILRAGEPDPWALLRRWQSEALALRG; this is translated from the coding sequence ATGACCTCCTGCGCACTCGACGGCTGCGCGTCGGCTGCCGAGCCGGGCGCACCGCTCGCGCTCTGCGCGGCGCACCTCGGGCTCGCGCACGACTGGGTCGCCCGGGAGGACGGGGTCGTCGACGCCCTGCCGACTCCGTGCCTCGTCTGCGGCTCGCGGCTGGGCGTCCGGCTGCCGTCCGGCTGGCTCTGCGCCGCCTGCGAGTGGCGGCTCGGCGACGCGCCCGACGGCGAGCTGCCGCCCCCGCGGGTCGACGTCGTCTACTACATCCGCTTCGGCGAGCGGATCAAGATCGGCACGAGCAGCAACCCCCGCCAGCGGCTGCACCGGCTGCGGCACGAGGAGCTGCTCGCCTTCGAGCGGGGCGGCCGGCCGCTCGAGCAGCACCGGCACGCCCAGTTCGCCGCCGAGCGCCTGGAGCGGACGGAGTGGTTCGCCCGCAGCGCCGCGCTCGACCGCCACATCGAGATCCTGCGCGCCGGCGAGCCGGACCCGTGGGCACTGCTCCGCCGCTGGCAGAGCGAGGCCCTGGCCCTGCGCGGCTGA